Proteins encoded within one genomic window of Trueperaceae bacterium:
- a CDS encoding ROK family protein, translating to MSHASPLVLALDFGGTKISAAAVVAGERDWLDLRRALSPEGADADSDYRIATELAEEVLAGSAPAAVGVSFGGPVEAGSGTVKLSHHVPGWEGVALARELEARFGAGVRVENDGIAGALGEYRYGAGQGVNSLLYLTVSTGVGGGIVAGGEIWRGADGMAGHVGHLRLEPDGPECVCGSRGCLESIAAGPAIAREARWRIEREPERARALLELAGGAANLTARHVAEAARGGDAMALELMERAGSALGIAIGSAANLLNPDAILVGGGVSKAGEPLWGPLLRRARETAMPEVSLDVRPAGLGDDAPLWGAAALAYRLLDPSTPAGRAVKG from the coding sequence GTGAGTCACGCTTCTCCTCTCGTACTCGCTCTCGATTTCGGGGGCACCAAGATCAGCGCCGCGGCGGTGGTCGCCGGCGAGCGGGACTGGCTCGACCTGCGGAGGGCGCTCTCGCCCGAAGGCGCCGACGCCGACTCCGACTACCGGATCGCCACGGAACTGGCCGAAGAGGTGCTGGCAGGGTCGGCGCCGGCGGCAGTGGGGGTGAGTTTCGGCGGACCGGTCGAGGCCGGCAGTGGAACGGTCAAGCTCTCCCACCACGTCCCAGGTTGGGAGGGGGTAGCACTGGCCCGGGAGTTGGAGGCGCGGTTCGGTGCAGGTGTGCGAGTGGAGAACGACGGCATCGCCGGTGCGCTGGGCGAGTACCGCTACGGGGCAGGGCAGGGCGTGAACAGCCTCCTCTACCTGACAGTGAGCACCGGAGTGGGCGGCGGGATAGTCGCGGGCGGCGAGATCTGGCGCGGTGCCGACGGGATGGCTGGACACGTGGGACACCTGCGGCTCGAGCCCGACGGCCCGGAGTGCGTCTGCGGCTCACGCGGTTGCCTCGAGAGCATAGCGGCGGGCCCGGCGATCGCCAGGGAGGCCCGGTGGCGGATCGAGCGAGAACCGGAGCGGGCGAGGGCGCTGCTGGAGTTGGCTGGCGGCGCGGCGAACCTTACCGCACGGCACGTCGCCGAAGCCGCCCGGGGCGGCGACGCCATGGCCCTGGAGCTCATGGAGCGGGCGGGCAGCGCCCTCGGCATCGCCATCGGCAGCGCCGCCAACCTGCTCAACCCTGACGCCATCCTCGTGGGCGGCGGGGTCAGCAAGGCAGGCGAGCCCCTCTGGGGACCGCTCCTGCGCAGGGCGCGTGAAACGGCGATGCCCGAGGTGAGTCTCGACGTGAGGCCGGCCGGCCTGGGCGACGACGCTCCCCTCTGGGGGGCGGCTGCGCTGGCCTATCGGTTGCTGGACCCGTCGACTCCGGCAGGTCGTGCGGTGAAGGGCTAG
- a CDS encoding protein O-GlcNAcase, protein MSPFELRGVIEGFYGVFYTQPQRLSLLEFMGRHGFNLYIYAPKNDRQHRRHWREPYPPRQLEQFREAAAVANSQGIDFCYALSPGIDICYSSEEEFAAVLGKLETINALGVSHFSLLLDDIRPTFANERDAEAYPSVAAAQAHLCNRALERLREIDPNCRLSMCPTDYHGGPPFSPAVAELGELLDPAIDVFYTGLDVCSREVGRSEVDEFARVVRRRPLIWDNYPVNDLAMQGELHVGPIRGRSADLHRAARGVVVNPMNQMEASKVPLATYAEYLADPARYRPEEAWARALREVAERHARELELIARNSLRSCLGTEEAERLAQLTASALVALEAGLADDPVVGELHAYLTELDEACYALRYRLENLELRNELLPWLEQLEQWTWLGRWSIEALSENAVGSTTDAGRLRRIEEWQGMIERHPKRIGGEFLRPLAQLALERCLEAEAA, encoded by the coding sequence ATGAGCCCGTTCGAACTCCGCGGCGTCATCGAGGGCTTCTACGGCGTCTTCTACACCCAACCCCAGCGACTCTCGCTGCTGGAGTTCATGGGCCGACACGGCTTCAACCTCTATATCTACGCGCCGAAGAACGACCGCCAGCACCGGCGGCACTGGCGAGAACCGTACCCGCCGCGGCAGCTGGAGCAGTTCCGGGAGGCGGCCGCGGTGGCCAACTCACAGGGCATCGACTTCTGCTACGCCCTGAGCCCCGGGATCGACATCTGCTACTCGAGTGAGGAGGAGTTCGCGGCGGTACTCGGCAAGCTCGAGACGATCAACGCCTTGGGCGTTAGCCACTTCTCGCTACTCCTCGACGACATCCGTCCCACCTTCGCCAACGAGCGGGACGCCGAGGCCTACCCGAGTGTCGCAGCCGCGCAGGCCCACCTGTGCAACCGCGCTCTCGAACGGCTTCGTGAGATCGACCCGAACTGTCGGCTGAGCATGTGCCCCACCGACTACCATGGCGGTCCGCCCTTCTCGCCAGCCGTCGCCGAACTGGGAGAGCTGCTGGATCCGGCGATCGACGTCTTCTACACCGGTCTGGACGTCTGCTCCCGAGAGGTGGGGCGGAGCGAGGTGGACGAGTTCGCGCGGGTAGTGCGGCGGCGCCCGCTCATCTGGGACAACTACCCGGTCAACGACCTGGCCATGCAGGGCGAACTGCATGTCGGACCGATCAGGGGCCGGTCGGCCGACCTCCACCGCGCCGCCCGTGGGGTGGTGGTCAACCCGATGAACCAGATGGAGGCTTCCAAGGTGCCGCTGGCCACCTACGCCGAATACCTAGCGGATCCCGCCCGCTATCGGCCCGAGGAGGCCTGGGCGCGGGCGTTGCGGGAGGTGGCGGAACGGCACGCCCGGGAGCTGGAGCTGATCGCCAGGAACTCCTTGCGCTCCTGCCTCGGCACCGAGGAGGCGGAGAGGCTCGCCCAACTCACGGCCTCGGCGCTTGTCGCACTGGAAGCGGGTCTGGCCGACGACCCGGTGGTAGGCGAACTCCACGCCTACCTCACCGAACTCGACGAGGCCTGCTACGCTCTGCGCTACCGGCTCGAGAACCTGGAGTTGCGCAACGAACTGCTGCCCTGGCTGGAGCAGCTCGAGCAGTGGACCTGGCTCGGGCGCTGGAGCATCGAGGCCCTGAGCGAGAACGCCGTGGGCTCGACGACCGACGCGGGGCGACTGCGCAGGATCGAGGAGTGGCAGGGGATGATCGAGCGACACCCCAAGCGGATAGGTGGCGAGTTCCTCCGGCCGCTGGCCCAGTTGGCGCTGGAGCGGTGCCTGGAGGCGGAGGCCGCATGA